The Bacillus zhangzhouensis region CGCAAAAAAGACAGCATCTACTTGCTGTTTTCTTATTTGTTTAAATAATTCTCCATATTGAGAATTGACTTGATGCAGATTTTCCTCATAATGTGCATGATGCACAAATGCAGCATAATAGGTTGTTTTAGGCTGATCAATTTTAAACAGGTGACGGTCTTGATCTCGGTCCTCTGTGATCATCAGCTTCAAACGGTCATTTTGGGATTGAATGCTGGATAGCCATAATTGTTTCATATCCGTCTTCTTTGTAAATGTTTGAATTCCTGTTTTTTTATACCAATTGATATGCCGAACCGGATTCTTTTTTGCATCACCATGATAAATGATCTCCATATAGATGCTGCCATCCTCATTGATTAATTCCTCTAAGTATAGAGCACCTGTATGTGGAACAAAGTTTTGTACTCTGCACAAAACGCCTTGCCAATTGTATTCTTCCCTCTTCACTAATTGCTGCTCTTCATTATATTGATCTATATAACAAATGGGGGAAGAAGGCAATTCATATCTCGTCACTTGAATGGTGGATTCATCTGCTGGAAAAATGGCTTCATTGATCTGATGTGATGATTCACCGGCAATAAATTCTGAATAACGTCTTTTCCTTCCGCTTTCCGGCAGAATATAGTGTTCAAATACATTCAAGATGTCCACTTTGCTAGGAAAGGTCTCCTCCAAGCTGTGAATACGTTCTTTCACATTTACATCATAATTTAAAGTTAAAATTGCAGTACGTTTATGCTGATCAGCCAAGAGCTTAATTCTTGCCTTTAAAGACTTCGTTAGGCTCTCATCCTGTTTCGGCACATCACCCAAAATAAAGTAATAGTCCATATCAGGCATGGCAACTGATGCCATTGTTTCATGTTGTTCAGATTGATCCAATGTGTCTTCAACTTTTTTCTTCATCCAATTTTTTTGAAACAAAGGAAGCTCTCCTTAAAAAGAATGATGACTTGCTCATTGTATTTTACATGAAAAAGTACTTCTCACCAAAAGATAAGAAGTACTTTTTTTAATCTATTAAAGTCCCGCAATTTCTTCCTTAATTTGTGTTGTTGAGATGCCTTCTGTTCTCTTCAAGTATACGACTTCGCAATATTCTTTTAAGAAATCGAATTTACCTTCCCAGTCATCCCCCATGACAAACACATCGATATCGTGCTCCTGCACGTCACGGACTTTTTGATCCCAGCTGTTTTCTGGAATGACTTCGTCTACATAACGAATGGTTTCAAGAATCAGTTTTCTATGCTCGTAGCTATGATAGGCTTTTTTTGATTTTTGTAAATTAAACTCGTCTGTAGAGATGGCCACTACTAAGTAATCTCCAAGCTGCTTTGCACGCTCTAAAAGCTTAATGTGCCCCCAGTGTAATAAATCAAATGTACCGTAAGTAATAACTTTCTTCATTGCAAACATAAACTCCTTTCTTCAATCCTTTTTCGACTGCATTCGTGCAGTAATTTATCCGTAATCCTGCGATATTCGATTCGTTCCTCGGAATCTCATTATATCACAGCGCCCACCAAACGTTAAGCGGATGTAAAGACAAACTATTTCCAATTTATTGGGCACTGGAGCAAAAGTTTGAGGAATCCATGTTTTACAAAGGATCATCCATATGAATTGATGATAATGTCATGAAATTTAAAGGTTTGTAAAGTTATTGTTAATATTTCATGGAGCATCTGTGATAAAATGATGAGTAGGCGAAGAATGAATTTACAATGAACGTTCATAGATAACAAGATAAAAGGAGGTCTAAACAATGCAAACAGAAGTGGTCTCTAACCTTTCTTATGTAAACGGCGACTTAGATGAATTTATCAGCTATATCAACCAGCATCATATTTCTCAGAGAAGAGGCGCCATGATTGCGACTGTCAATCCAGAGATAGGCTATGCCGCCATGAAGGATCATGCGTACCATCAAGTCGTCTCATCTGCGGATTATGTACTGCCGGATGGTGTAGGCGTCGTATTGATGTCTCGGATGACCCAAAGTCCGCTTAAGTCAAGAATTGCCGGCTTTGATGTCTTCATGTCTATGCTCGATCTAGCAAACAAGCAGTCTAAAAGAATCTTTTTATATGGTGCAAAAAAAGAAGTGCTTGAGGCTGTGAAACAGCGAATTAATACGGAATACCCAAATGTAGTCCTTGCAGGAAGCTGTGACGGCTATCAAGCCGATAAACGTTTCGTAGCGAAGCAAATCGCGCGCTCGAAACCTGATATGGTGTTCGTCGCTTTAGGTTATCCAAACCAAGAGAACTTTATTTATGAATACCGCCATTTATTCCCGCAGGCTGTTTGCATCGGTTTAGGCGGAAGCTTTGATGTATTTAGCGGAACGGTGAAGCGTGCACCACGCTGGATGATTAAGACAAATACAGAATGGCTGTACAGATTGATTGTGAATCCATGGAGATGGAAACGAATGCTAAATATTCCTAAGTACGCTTTTGCCGTATTGCAAGAAAGCAAAGGAAAAAAACGTTACTATCCTGAGCAGCAGGTAAAGGATCAGACGAAGCATCTGTGAGAGACTGACAAATGAAGAATATACGCTCAATGATTATTTCATGCTACGCTGCTTTTGTTTCTTTCATTGGATGGATGATGAGCGGCGTGAAACCTCGTGAAAACCAGGTGACGCTGGTTGTTTCATTCCAAGAGAATGCGGCTGCTCTCATTCATACTTATCAACAACAGGCAAACATGACAATGAAACTTACTGTCCTCTATACGAAACATGCTTCTGCGATAGAAAAGGACGGGCCTCATCTGTCATTTCGCTACTTTCATGAAAAAAACCCTCTCCATCTCATTCAATGTGTGTATACGATGTTTAAAAGCAAGGTTGTCGTGACGGATAATTACTTTCTCATGACTAGTGTGCTCAGAAAACGGCCTTCTACCACCTGTATTCAAGTATGGCATGCCAATGGGGCTTTGAAAAAATTCGGGCTTGAAGATGCTTCAAATTCTGAACGAAGTCCCCGTGACATCAAACGCTTCAAACGCGTCTATGCATCTTTTGATTACATCGTGACAGGCTCAGATCACATGCAGGAGATTTTCAAGACCTCGTTCGGGGTCAATGATGAACGCTTTTTACCAACTGGTGTACCACTGACGGATGTGTACTACGAACAGCACCAGCCTTCTTTGAAACTGGATGATATCCCAAAAGGGAAAAAGATCCTGCTGTATGCACCGACTTATCGAGACTTTGCAATGGACGGTCTTGTCCTGCCTTTTTCAAAAGAGCAATTGCAAACTAAGCTGAATGGCGATTATATTCTGCTCGTCAAGCTTCATCCTGCGGTCAAACATTTAGCGAAAGCAGAAGTAGACGGTGAATGGATATTTGATGTGTCCGATCAGCCGCTCTATCCATTGCTTTGTGCTTGTGATGTCCTCGTGACAGATTATTCGTCGATTGTGTTTGAGTATGCGCTGCTCGAAAAGCCTGTCTTGTTCTTCACTTATGACTTAGACACTTATCGAGAGAAACGCGGCTTAGTCGATCGGTATGAAGACATCATTCCTGGAAAGGCTTGCGCCACTCAAGACATGCTTTTGCAGGAGCTTTTGCATCTAAACGAATCATCCGAGAGAGAACGAATCAAAACCTTTGCTGAGGAATGGAACCAATATTCAAAGGGACAATCAAGTCAGCAGCTTCTTTCATTTATTGAGCAGCAGCTGCTCCTACACAAAAAACGTCCGGCTTCTCAATAGGAAGCACGGACGTTTTTTTATTTGTTATACACCGGGATATCGTAATACAGCGTATAGTCATCCAGCAGGTTATACAAACTATACATGCGAGTGACTTGCTTAGAAGCCCAGCCAATATCTGTTGCATATTGATGAGTCGCTGCAGCCGACCAGCGCATTTTATAAATTGTATCTTGCTTGTATGTAGCATTATTGATATAACTGTTGCCAATGAATCTTGCCCCGCCAATAATGGCAGCCTCTGGCGTGAACCATTGCTGTTCATACGCATACTTTGCACCGAGACCAATCGGATTGCTGTCATATGCGCCAATGCCATACATGTTATATACTTTCTTTCCATTAAACATTGTACCATTCGCTAAAATGGAACTTCCGTTACCCGTTTCAAGCAACGCATGAGAGATCAGATAAATTTCGTTAATATGATACGTTTTTGCTGCTGTAATAAAGGCTTGTCCTTTACCCGCAAGAATCCCTTTACCTGCTAAAATCTTTGAATTGACCTCTGCCGGATTGAGATTTGCAGCTTCAGAGAGTTTCAGAAATTGAAAATAAGATGGTGTGCCTTCTGCAATATTGGCTGGATCTATATACTTTTGCACCTCTGCTGCACTTGCATTTCTCCAGCCGAGGTTGATCCTGATCCAGTTCCCTTCTTTTCCAAGCTGTTTCACTTTTGCTCCTTTATTCAACTGTGCCACAATGTTGCTTGGAGAACTCGAATCAGGTGTAGAACGGACATTTAAGCCGTCCGTATTCACTGTTGATGTTGCTTGGTCTACATATGCTGCATAGACATACGCCGCACCATCTGTCTGTGGTGACACCTTCATTTGTTTGTTTACCATCTCATTGACAGTAAGGTTGTAGTTCGTTTGCATGACCATTGGGCCATTTTTAATTTTTACGGCTGTGGCTGTCCAGCCATATTGTTTTTTCACAAAAGTAATGGCTTCATTTACAGTTGGTAACCCTGTAAATGGCTGCGTAATGTTGATTTTGTAAGTAGGTTTCGTTGTTGTTGTATACGCAGCGGTTTCATTCCGTTTTTTGAAAAAGGCCATGCCTTGGTCACGCAGTGCAGCTGTTGAGATGACACCTGTTTTGATCTGATATTGAGTATAACCAGTTGCGCCTGTTTTTTGAGCAGCGGCCTTCATTTTTTGTTTCGTCAAATAGCTGAGTGCTTGATTCAGTTTTGTCTGATTCACTGTCGGATCTGTTGTGATACGGTATTGCTTGACCGCTTCTGTCAGCGTTTTTGTCCTGCTGGCAACACCATTTTTCTTGATAATCTCTTGGGCCTGCTTGACTTTACTTTGCTCATATACAGGTGTTGTCATGAGACTATACGTTTTACTGACAGCTTGTCCCTTACTTTCCTTGATACTGCTTGTCATCTTCTGCGTTCTTAAGTATGCAGCACCTTTATTCACTTTCGTTTGATCCACTGCTTGATTGACGACAAGCCGATACGTGCTGTCTGATACCTTGCCTGTTTTTTTCGTTGTCGCAGATACTTTTTTCTTTTGGAAGAAAGCTGCTGCTTTTTTCGCTTGATCGTCTCCTAAAAGGTTCCCCGTCACTACTTGATATGGCTGTGTAGAAGATATTTTTTTGGAGGTGTAGCGCCATTTCTTTTTCTTGAAAAAGGCTACCGTTTTGGCGTAAGCTGTATCGTTCAATTGATTGAGCTTCACGATATAATGTTTTGTTTTTCCCACTCGCTGCACAGTACCTGCAGCACCAGTTTGTTTCTTCATCTGAGCTGCAGCTGAAGCTGCTTGTTTGTTGTCTTTAAAATAGCCTGATTCCAAGCTGTAGACATTTTTTAAGGCACCTGTCTTTTGAATCTTCCCGCTGATCTTTGCTTCTTTTTGCAGCTGGGTAAGGAGCGTCTGTGCTTTCGACTGATTCGCTTGTGCAGCGGATGTGACGATGTAATACGGCTTACCTGCTGTCACCGTTTGAAGGACTGGTTTTAAACCAGATGCCTTTTGAAAGCCTTGCAGAATGGTATTCGCCTTACTTTGTCCAATAATACCGCTTGAAATCAGCTGATACACAGTGCCAGCTTTCGTTTCGGTTTGGTATGTACTGGTGACGCCTGCCTGCTTTTGCAGCTCAGTTTGAATATTTTTCACTTTCGTTTCAGAATCAATGGTTCCTGATATGACCTGATAAGAAGGTTTGCTTTGATTGATGACTTCATAGGAGCTATTGAGCCCTGATGTTTTCGTTAGTTCAAGTGAGAGCTTTTTCGCCTGACTTTCATCATTGACTGGGTCAGATACGACCTTTTGTAAAGGAAGGCGGTCACCTACTGGAGACACCGTACCGCTGATGCCCACCTCTTTCTTTAATGCAGCTGCACTTGCACTCGCTGCTGCTTGTGACTCATATCCTGAAGCAGTGAGCAGATAGGTTGACCTATTTCCTGATGTTTGATAAGTGGCTGTCCACTTTTTGTCCTTCTTCAGTGTTTCCACTGCTTTTTTCACTTCTGCTACTGTTGTAAAAACCTTTGAGGTGTTCATCTTATAAATGGATTGATCGACATAGGAAGCTGCTTGCGCTTCTTTACCCGTGTGTAATGTCATACCAAAGGCAGCTGCGAGTAACATAATCTTGATGATTTTTTTCACGTTCCCTGTCCCTCTCTTAACTTTTGCATAATAGTCTACTAATCTCTTTATCGACAAAAACAAGTACTCTTTCAAGTTATTTATAGAATAGAGGACCTCTTCGAAGTCCTCTTTTCCTTATATATGTGATACAATCAGTTCACAAGATCCTTCAATTAAAAAGCTCCCTGTTTCAGCAGGCAGAATAAAATGAGCGCCTTTTGGCAGTGGATATGTGTTTCCGTCATGCTCTAAAGACCCTTCTCCATTAATTACACTGCATAGCAAAAACGGATAATCCTGCGAAAGCTCTACTTTTTGATCAATTTCCCATTTATACACAGAGAAGTATTCTGCTTCGACAAATGTACGAATGGTCACTCCCCGGCGTGTTTCAACTGACTCATCTGTATATCCGTCTACGTGGGGAACCGTTGTGACATCAATCGCTTGCGCAAAATGAAGTTCACGTTCGTTGCCATTCTGATCTTTTCGTTCATAATCATATACCCGATAGGTTGTATCCGAGCTTTGCTGCGTTTCAAGGACAAGTGTTCCTTCGCAAAGCGCATGAATCGTACCGCTTGGTACATAATAAAAATCACCAGGCTTAATCTTCACCCGCCGCAAAAGACCTTCCCAATCTCCACTATTCATCATGGTTACAAGCTCCGTTCTTGTTCTTGCATTGTGCCCATAGATCATTTCCGCTCCTTCTTTGCAGTCAATGATATACCAGCACTCTGTTTTTCCAAGCTCGCCATTTTCATGTCTTTCAGCATAATCATCATCTGGATGTACTTGAACGGACAAGTCTTTGTTTGCATCTAAAATTTTGGTTAAAAGCGGGAAGCGATCGCCTTCTATCCCCCCGAACAATTCTCTATGATTGTCCCAAAGTTCGATCAGTGTTTTCCCTTTATATGGACCGTCCTGCACGACACTTGGTCCGTTTGGATGAGCAGAAATTGCCCAGCATTCTCCCGTTTGATCAGATGGAATATCATAGCCAAATTGATCCCTTAAGGCTGTACCTCCCCATATTCTCTCCTTCAATTCAGGCAGTAAAAAAATTGGTGACTGCTTCATTCAGGATGACTCCTCCCTTTGCTACCCTTTGATCATCTTGACCTAGCTTGATGAAAACTAAAAGTCTCAACTTTTATTATGACGCTATCTAAAGAGAAGTCAATCCTTTCAGTACACCGAATGAAAACGATAACACAAAAAATGTTTTACCCTTTAACAGAGCCTGCGAGAAGCCCTTTGACAAAGTATTTCCCAAGAAGAATATAGACGAGTAGTGTCGGCAGCGCAGCCAATATCGCCCCTGCCATTTGGACGTTCCATTGCACAATTTGACTGCCTGATAGGTTTTGCAAGGCAACCATCACCGGCTGATGCTCCGCAGTGGTCATCGTGACTGCAAATAAGAATTCATTCCACACATTTGTGAACTGCCAAATGGCGACCACGACAAATCCTGTGATCGAAAGCGGAAGAATCATATGTCTGAAAATCCCGATAAACCCTGCACCATCCATTTTCGCTGATTCAATCATTTCATCTGGGATGCTCACATAGAAATTCCGGAACATGAGTGTTGTGATCGGAAGTCCATATACAACATGGACAAGGACAAGCCCTGGAATTGAATTATACAATCCGACTTCACGCAAAAATTGAATGAGCGGGATCAGGATACTTTGATATGGAATAAACATCCCAAACAGCATCAGCGTAAAGACTACTTCTGATCCTTTGAAACGCCATTTTGATAGGACATAGCCATTCATTGCACCTAAAACAGCTGACAATAAAGTAGCAGGTATAACAAGATAAAGAGAATTCATTAAATTGGGCGCAAGCTTCTCAAACGCGATCTGATAGCTTGAAAAATCGAGTGTGGATGGCAGCGACCACATTCGCTCAAGGGTGACTTCTCCTAATGGCTTCAAACTTGTAACGAGCATGACATAAACAGGCATCAGAAAAAAGAGACTGCACCAAATCAATAAAGCATAAAGGACTGGACGGACAAACCATCTGGCTGTCATGATGAAGCCCCCTTCCGGCTCGACAAGAGATATGGCACGATAAAGACCGCAACAGAGATCAGCATGACAATCGCAATGGCGGCACCGCCTGCATAATGGTTTCCTCTAAAGGTCATTTCAAACATATACACGCCCGGAACATCCGTGACAAAGTTCGCACCCGGTCCTGTCATCGAGTAAATCAAATCGAAGATCTTTAAAGAAATATGTGCCATGATGATAACGACACTTGCAGTAATCGGTTTTAAAAGAGGGAAAATGATTTTCCAGTAAATCTGCCACTCCGTTGCACCATCCATTCTAGCAGCCTCTCTTACTTCCTCTGGAATTCCTCTTAGACCCGCCAAATACATCGCCAGAGAGAAGCCTGTCATTTGCCAAACAGCTGCAATCACAACAGCAATCATGGCCGCAGGTACACCAAACTCAATTTTGCCCCAGACAAATCCGGCCAATATGTTCGTATCTGTGTACCATTTAGGCTGGATACCGAGCGTTTTCAAAAATAAATTCATTCCTGTTGACGGGTTTAAAATCCATTGCCATACGACTCCTGTGACAACGAAGGAAAGAGCCATCGGAAAGAAGAATAAATTCCGAAAAAGAGATTCCGCCTTGATCTTCTGGTCTAGTAAAATCGCAAGTGTGAGACCAGAGACAATGACGGCGCCAATAAAAAAAAGAGTAAAAAAGACCGTGTTTCGAAGATCTGACTGAAAGCGGAAATCTTGAAACAGCATGACATAATTGCGAAGACCTGCGAAAGAGAATTCAGGAACAAGTGAGGTCCAGTTTGATAATGACACATATCCTGTCCAGCCAATAAAGCCGTAAACAAAGATGAATAATAAAACCGCTGACGGGGCTAAAAAAAGCAGCGCCAGCAGCTGGTCTCTATTCCATTTTTTCCGCATACGTTTGACTTTGGGCATAGGTGTTTTTGTAATCGGCGATGTGTTCATGCACATGAAACTACACTCCTTCGTCTTTATTTCATTGCATCTTTTAAAGATGCAACAAACTGGCTGCTGTCTTTTTGTGTCACGAAGATATTGACGGCTTGATTCGCTTTCGTCACAAACCCTTCTTCAGTAGCTGAGCCATGTGCAAGAGACGGCGCCAGCTTTGACTCTTTAAATGCCTTCATCGCCGATTTTCCGTATTCATCATATTTTGATACATCTGCATCCACACGTGCTGGAATCGATCCTTTGAGCGGATTAAACGCATCCTGTCCTTCCACAGATCCTAAAACAGATAAGAATTTCTTCACGTTCTCTGGCTGTTTAACACCTTTTGGCAGTCCGAATGTATCGGTGATCACCATAAAGCTTCCCTCCGTTCCAGGAGTCGCCGTGTATCCAAAGTCTTGATTCACCTTCAAATCAAGATCATTCACAAAGTACCCCTTCGCCCAATCGCCCATGACATTCATTGCCGCTTTTCCTTTTGCCACGAGCTGTGAGGCATCCTGCCAGTTACGTGAGCTGTGATCATCATTGACGTATTCGAGCATACGTCCAAAGATGTCTGCCGCTTCCTTCACTTTTGCGTCATCCATTTTCATGTCGCCAGCCCAAAGTTTTTGATAACCATCTGCACCTAATACACCCAGCAAAATACTTTCAAACAAATGAGTCGCTGCCCAAGGCTCCTTATCTCCAAGTGCAAGTGGTGTGATCCCTTTTTTCTTTAATGCATCTGCTGTTTTGAAAAATTCATCAAATGTCGTTGGCGGTTCTAAGCCTGCATCATCAAATATCTTCTTGTTATACCAAAGCACATTGCCCCTATGAATGTTCACCGGCACTGAATAGATTTTTCCATCTTTGCTGACAAGGTCAATCAGTGATTTTGGAAATTTGTCTTTCCAGCCTTCTTTTTCATATAAATCATCCAGCGGCTCCATTTTGCCTGCCGCAACCCAGCTCTCATTCAGCTCCGCCCCGCCATGCACTTGAAACGTAGCAGGCGGGTCATTTCCCTGCATACGGCTAGTCAGGACAGCCTTTGCATTCGTACCAGCACCACCTGCGACGGCTGCATTTTCAATTGGAATGCCTTTATTCTTCTCTTCAAACAATTGAATGAGTGCCTTCAGCCCATCTTCCTCACCCGCTCCAGTCCACCAAGAGAAAATGTCGAGCTTTTCCGCTCCGCCTTCTTTTTTTGCATCTGAGTTCGTCAATGAACTGCAGGCAGTGACGATAAGCAGACAGAGTGCCAGCAGCGTAAAGCCTAATTTGAATTTCATGATTGATCCCCCATTCTTTTTGTAAGCGTTATCAAAATAAGTATAATGGCAGACCCTTGCTTTTTTTCAGGCAAACTTCTTCACTTTTTTATGAACTTCTTCATTTTTTTACGGTCTGTTTTCGATATTCCTTCGGTGAACAACCGACCATCTTCTTAAACACACGGCTGACGTAATTGGGGTCTGTATACCCTGCCAGATAGGTCATTTCTTTTAAGCTAAGCGAGCTGTCTATGAGGAGCTTTTTGATTTTATCCACCCGGCAGGTTGTCACATACTCTTTAAATGTCAGACCAGTCTCGTCTTTAAATCGTTTTGTGAAATAGGTTGGACTTAAATCAACAAAAGCGGCCGTTTGCTCAAGTGTAATCTGTTCACAATAATGCATTTTAATGTAACGTTTTGCCCGCTCAATGTCATTGATGGTCTGGGTCCTCGCTTCATACACGTCAAATAGGTGTTCACAGCACTGGCGGCATTCAGCTGCGGTGCTGATTGTCAATATCGATAGGTCTGTACGGAGACGTGATTTAATGAGAATCAGCAGTTCTTTTATTTGTGAAATCGTCGCCCCCTCTAATTCAAAGGCATCAAATAAAGCCAGCGCATCCTCTCTTCTCCCATCCTCGAGCGCCTGCATCATGCTGTCTGCAAGCTCCGGCAGATGAATCAATGGACCGGGCTTCATGTCTTTTTGGTAAAAGCCATAACGAACAACACCGCCACTCTTTTTTCGCTGATAATAGGAAAGCTTCGCCTCTGCTGCACTTTTCTGAAGATGAAGCGGGTTTGAGACTGGATGCCCTATGCCAACGACAGGTGAAGGCTGACCGTTTGTCATGGCAGCTCGAATGGCTAGCAAGACTTCTGCCTTTAGCTGACCTGGTTTTTGCTGACTATAAATGAGGCATGTAACCAGTTCACCCCCCATCTGAATCGGCACCGTATGAAATCTTGCAGATTTCTGTAAATCGATCAACTGCTGATCCCCGCCTGTCCGCTGAACAGCGATGATAAGGCCTGCTTCATATTCGGAAAATAGTTGTTGAAACTCTATGGAGGTATAGGGTTGACCGTTTATGACATGAGCTTTAAGCCACTTTGACTGCTGATCGGCCGCTGCCGCCTGCCGCTGAGATGCCTCCTGCTGAATCTCTGCTGCTACAAATCGAATGGCTGCGATGGTTTCTTCTTTGTCAGCTGGTTTGACGAGGTATTGTTTCACCCCTTCCTGCATCGCTTGCTTGGCGTAATCAAATGTATCGTAAGCTGTCAACATAATGAATTTTGTATGCGGACTGCTTGCTTTGATCTGTTTGATCGCTGTCAGTCCATCCATTCCAGGCATCTGAATATCCATGAGCACAAGATGAATGGGCTCAGATTGCACGAATTCAACTGCCTTTTTTCCATTTTCCGCTTCTCCTGCGATATGACACTCTGGAAGCCATTCGGTTAAGAACTTCCGCATCGCTAGTCGTTCTATTTTTTCATCATCGACAATCAGCACGTTCAGCATGCCGGTCCCTCCTTCATCGGAATAGCCAATTGTATGGT contains the following coding sequences:
- a CDS encoding ABC transporter substrate-binding protein, giving the protein MKFKLGFTLLALCLLIVTACSSLTNSDAKKEGGAEKLDIFSWWTGAGEEDGLKALIQLFEEKNKGIPIENAAVAGGAGTNAKAVLTSRMQGNDPPATFQVHGGAELNESWVAAGKMEPLDDLYEKEGWKDKFPKSLIDLVSKDGKIYSVPVNIHRGNVLWYNKKIFDDAGLEPPTTFDEFFKTADALKKKGITPLALGDKEPWAATHLFESILLGVLGADGYQKLWAGDMKMDDAKVKEAADIFGRMLEYVNDDHSSRNWQDASQLVAKGKAAMNVMGDWAKGYFVNDLDLKVNQDFGYTATPGTEGSFMVITDTFGLPKGVKQPENVKKFLSVLGSVEGQDAFNPLKGSIPARVDADVSKYDEYGKSAMKAFKESKLAPSLAHGSATEEGFVTKANQAVNIFVTQKDSSQFVASLKDAMK
- a CDS encoding response regulator, with product MLNVLIVDDEKIERLAMRKFLTEWLPECHIAGEAENGKKAVEFVQSEPIHLVLMDIQMPGMDGLTAIKQIKASSPHTKFIMLTAYDTFDYAKQAMQEGVKQYLVKPADKEETIAAIRFVAAEIQQEASQRQAAAADQQSKWLKAHVINGQPYTSIEFQQLFSEYEAGLIIAVQRTGGDQQLIDLQKSARFHTVPIQMGGELVTCLIYSQQKPGQLKAEVLLAIRAAMTNGQPSPVVGIGHPVSNPLHLQKSAAEAKLSYYQRKKSGGVVRYGFYQKDMKPGPLIHLPELADSMMQALEDGRREDALALFDAFELEGATISQIKELLILIKSRLRTDLSILTISTAAECRQCCEHLFDVYEARTQTINDIERAKRYIKMHYCEQITLEQTAAFVDLSPTYFTKRFKDETGLTFKEYVTTCRVDKIKKLLIDSSLSLKEMTYLAGYTDPNYVSRVFKKMVGCSPKEYRKQTVKK